From a region of the Ardenticatena maritima genome:
- the ribD gene encoding bifunctional diaminohydroxyphosphoribosylaminopyrimidine deaminase/5-amino-6-(5-phosphoribosylamino)uracil reductase RibD — protein sequence MHAQQPSEPFMRRALALAEQARGRTSPNPMVGAVLVKDGRIVGEGYHRRAGEPHAEIEALRAAGEEARGATLYVTLEPCCHYGRTPPCTNALIAAGVAEVHMAMLDPNPRVAGKGRAALEAAGIRTTVGLCEDEARALNAAFIKWVTTGRPLVIAKFAMSLDGKIAAHTGDARWISGETSRIYAHHLRNEVDAILVGVQTVLADNPRLTTRLPNATDVRHPVRIVLDSRGRAPLDAEVFQPTLPGRTLVATTSAMPASHRAALEAQGVDVLVCPSVHGRVALPALLDELGKCEITSLLVEGGGTVLGSFFDAGLVDEVVAFIAPMVIGGEHAPQPVGGHGVARVADAWRLDDLRVERLGDDILVRGRVRHPHAENE from the coding sequence ATGCATGCACAACAGCCGTCTGAACCATTCATGCGCCGTGCGCTGGCGCTTGCCGAGCAAGCCCGCGGGCGCACCAGCCCGAACCCCATGGTGGGGGCGGTGCTTGTGAAAGATGGGCGCATTGTGGGCGAGGGCTATCACCGCCGTGCCGGGGAACCGCACGCTGAAATCGAAGCGTTGCGGGCGGCTGGTGAAGAAGCCCGCGGGGCGACGCTCTACGTCACTTTGGAGCCGTGTTGCCATTATGGCCGGACGCCGCCCTGCACCAACGCGCTGATTGCAGCCGGCGTCGCCGAAGTCCACATGGCGATGCTGGACCCCAACCCACGTGTGGCGGGGAAAGGGCGTGCCGCGTTGGAAGCCGCCGGTATTCGCACAACTGTGGGGCTGTGCGAAGATGAAGCCCGCGCGCTCAACGCGGCGTTCATCAAATGGGTGACGACTGGCCGCCCCCTGGTGATTGCCAAATTCGCGATGAGCCTGGACGGCAAAATAGCCGCCCACACGGGGGATGCGCGTTGGATTTCGGGGGAAACTTCGCGAATCTACGCGCACCACCTGCGCAACGAAGTGGATGCGATTTTGGTGGGCGTGCAAACCGTCTTGGCGGACAACCCCCGTTTGACCACACGTTTGCCCAACGCGACGGATGTGCGCCACCCTGTGCGTATCGTGCTCGACAGCCGTGGACGCGCGCCGCTGGATGCGGAGGTGTTTCAGCCCACGTTGCCCGGCCGCACGCTTGTGGCAACCACTTCCGCCATGCCGGCGTCGCACCGCGCGGCGCTTGAAGCCCAGGGCGTAGATGTGCTGGTTTGTCCGTCGGTGCATGGGCGTGTGGCGTTGCCCGCTTTGCTGGATGAACTCGGCAAGTGTGAGATAACGTCATTGCTTGTGGAAGGCGGGGGGACGGTGCTGGGCAGTTTCTTTGACGCCGGTTTGGTGGATGAAGTCGTGGCGTTTATCGCGCCAATGGTGATTGGCGGCGAGCACGCCCCCCAACCGGTTGGCGGGCATGGCGTTGCGCGCGTAGCCGACGCCTGGCGTTTGGATGACCTGCGCGTAGAGCGCTTGGGAGACGATATTTTGGTGCGTGGACGTGTTCGGCACCCCCACGCCGAGAACGAATAA
- a CDS encoding riboflavin synthase — MFTGIVEEVGRVVAIEHHEGRSVLTVQAQTVLEGTRIGDSIAINGTCLTVTALTPTTFTVEMVPETLRRTNLGDLVVGSGVNLERSLTPHSRMGGHFVQGHVDGTGEVRHIRTEGDSRVVLFSAPENVLPHIVPKGFIAVDGVSLTVVERLDDGFSVAFIPHTLAHTIAGEYREGTRVNLEADILGKYVANIVKQYMTQP; from the coding sequence ATGTTTACTGGCATTGTTGAAGAAGTCGGGCGTGTTGTGGCTATTGAGCATCACGAAGGGCGCTCGGTGCTCACAGTTCAGGCGCAGACCGTGCTTGAAGGCACCCGAATTGGCGATAGCATCGCCATCAATGGCACGTGCCTTACTGTGACGGCGCTGACCCCGACTACTTTCACCGTCGAGATGGTGCCTGAAACATTGCGGCGCACCAACCTGGGCGATTTGGTCGTAGGAAGCGGCGTCAATTTGGAACGCAGCCTGACGCCGCACTCGCGCATGGGCGGGCATTTTGTGCAAGGGCATGTGGATGGAACAGGCGAGGTGCGCCATATCCGCACCGAAGGGGATTCGCGCGTGGTGCTGTTCAGCGCTCCCGAAAACGTGCTTCCGCACATCGTCCCCAAAGGGTTTATCGCGGTGGATGGCGTCAGCCTGACCGTTGTCGAACGTTTGGATGATGGGTTTAGTGTGGCGTTTATTCCCCACACCCTCGCCCATACCATTGCTGGCGAGTATCGCGAAGGGACGCGCGTCAATCTCGAAGCCGACATTCTGGGCAAGTATGTCGCCAACATTGTGAAACAGTACATGACACAACCCTAA